A genomic window from Sphingobacterium spiritivorum includes:
- a CDS encoding hydroxypyruvate isomerase family protein — MKRSDFLRNAALVSGAALTGNALQASEQKAQNLFTEQKGKTFKLNYAPHQGMFQDSAGKNFLDEIKYFYDLGFRAIEDNGYLGRSVEEQEKIGDLLAKLGMTMGVFVVDGGQNWMTSLATGKPEFLDHFVKTCQRSVEAAKRCNAKWLTVVPGFYERKLPWGNQFANIVQAMRKGAEIFEPHNLIMVLETLSDTPDLFLQQTHETYAVCKAVNSPACKILYDIYHMQRTEGDLLVNIDRCWDEIAYIQIGDNPGRKEPTTGEINYKNVFAHLYKKGYRGVMGMEHGKSKGGKAGEEALVAAYREVDSFSV; from the coding sequence ATGAAACGAAGTGATTTTCTTAGAAATGCTGCTTTAGTATCAGGTGCAGCGCTTACAGGCAATGCACTACAAGCCTCCGAACAAAAAGCACAGAATCTTTTTACTGAACAAAAAGGTAAAACGTTTAAGCTGAACTATGCGCCACATCAGGGCATGTTTCAGGATTCCGCAGGTAAAAACTTTTTGGATGAAATCAAGTATTTTTATGATCTCGGATTTAGAGCCATTGAGGACAACGGTTATCTGGGACGATCGGTAGAAGAACAGGAGAAAATAGGTGATCTTCTGGCCAAATTGGGTATGACTATGGGCGTTTTTGTTGTGGATGGCGGTCAGAATTGGATGACTTCACTTGCTACCGGTAAACCTGAATTTCTGGATCACTTTGTGAAAACTTGTCAACGCTCAGTAGAGGCTGCAAAGCGTTGTAATGCCAAATGGCTTACTGTTGTTCCCGGATTCTATGAGCGTAAACTTCCGTGGGGAAATCAGTTTGCTAATATTGTACAAGCCATGCGAAAAGGAGCGGAAATCTTCGAACCGCATAATCTGATAATGGTACTGGAAACCTTGAGCGATACCCCGGATCTTTTTCTTCAGCAAACGCACGAAACCTATGCAGTATGTAAAGCTGTCAATAGTCCAGCCTGCAAAATACTTTATGATATCTATCATATGCAGCGTACAGAAGGTGATCTGCTGGTCAATATAGATCGTTGCTGGGATGAAATTGCCTATATACAGATAGGTGATAATCCGGGCCGTAAAGAACCTACTACAGGTGAAATTAACTATAAGAATGTATTTGCACATTTATATAAAAAAGGTTACAGAGGTGTAATGGGAATGGAACACGGGAAGTCGAAAGGTGGAAAAGCTGGGGAAGAGGCACTTGTGGCAGCCTACAGGGAGGTTGATAGTTTCAGTGTGTAA
- a CDS encoding MFS transporter, producing the protein MSTGIKIKLSFMMFLEFFIWGAWFVTLGTFLSKSLNATGLESANVFSTQSWGAIVAPFIIGMIADRFFNAERILGVLHIVGAFLMYQMYQSTSVSEFYPYVLGYMLLYMPTLSLVNSVSFRQMKNPEKEFSSIRIWGTIGWIVAGLAISYLFKWDAGEGLLKNTFLMAGIASLVLGLFSFTLPKTPPVKIEQTEKATIGQIIGLDAVKLLKDKNFLLFFISSILICIPLAFYYQNANVFLSEINLENPTGKMTIGQISEVLFLLLLPVFFTRFGFKKTILVGMLAWAARYLMFAYGNAGDLTFMLITGIALHGICYDFFFVSGQIYTDNKAGAKYKSSAQGLITLATYGVGQLIGFWVAGYVSDMYIDLKSTDIALFWNKVWVIPAGIAIVVFLFFLIFFKDEKIESTKETETI; encoded by the coding sequence ATGTCTACAGGAATAAAAATAAAATTATCTTTCATGATGTTTCTCGAATTTTTTATTTGGGGAGCATGGTTTGTTACGTTGGGGACTTTCCTGAGTAAGAGCCTTAATGCAACAGGTCTGGAAAGTGCAAATGTATTTTCGACTCAATCCTGGGGAGCTATAGTTGCGCCATTTATCATCGGTATGATTGCGGATCGCTTTTTTAATGCAGAGCGTATCCTTGGCGTACTTCATATTGTAGGGGCTTTTCTGATGTATCAGATGTATCAGTCTACTTCAGTGAGTGAGTTTTATCCATATGTACTGGGATATATGTTGTTGTACATGCCAACGTTATCTTTAGTCAATTCGGTTTCTTTCCGTCAGATGAAAAATCCGGAAAAGGAATTTTCGAGTATCCGTATCTGGGGAACTATTGGCTGGATCGTTGCTGGTCTGGCGATCAGTTATCTGTTTAAATGGGATGCCGGAGAAGGTTTATTGAAAAACACCTTTTTAATGGCAGGTATAGCATCATTGGTGTTGGGTTTATTTAGCTTTACACTTCCTAAGACTCCACCTGTCAAAATTGAACAGACTGAAAAAGCGACCATAGGACAGATTATCGGATTGGATGCCGTTAAACTGTTGAAAGACAAAAACTTTTTATTGTTCTTTATTTCATCTATACTGATCTGTATTCCACTGGCATTTTATTACCAGAATGCAAATGTATTCCTGAGTGAGATTAATCTGGAAAATCCTACAGGAAAAATGACTATAGGTCAGATTTCCGAAGTCTTATTTCTGCTTTTGCTTCCCGTGTTCTTTACCCGTTTTGGTTTTAAGAAAACTATTCTGGTAGGTATGCTTGCCTGGGCCGCACGCTATCTGATGTTTGCTTACGGAAATGCGGGAGACCTTACCTTTATGTTAATTACCGGAATTGCATTACACGGTATCTGTTATGACTTTTTCTTTGTTTCAGGACAGATCTATACCGATAATAAAGCCGGTGCCAAATATAAAAGTTCTGCTCAGGGATTAATTACATTGGCGACCTATGGTGTGGGTCAGCTTATCGGATTCTGGGTGGCAGGATATGTAAGTGATATGTACATTGATCTGAAGTCAACGGATATCGCATTATTCTGGAATAAAGTATGGGTGATTCCTGCCGGAATTGCAATTGTTGTTTTCTTATTTTTCCTGATTTTCTTTAAAGATGAGAAGATAGAGAGTACCAAAGAAACTGAAACTATTTAA
- a CDS encoding formylglycine-generating enzyme family protein codes for MRLILSFCLFACVHYGQAQSNFQKYTQDIKGTKLSFTMEAIPGGTFKQGSNTGKEDEKPVHEVKINPFWMSTYEVTWDLYEPFVYKDYEVTQSVDGQVSAAVDAVTRPTKPYLDMTFGMGKEGHPALAMTHYNAIQFCKWLYVRTGVFFRLPTEAEWEYASRAGSQDDYFFGNDASKLDEYAWYKANSDAQTQKVGLKKPNKWGLYDILGNVAEWTYDQYDESFYKQFAGKTADNPVNIPTKLYPHSVRGGAFDSEAKDLRSANRMASDPFWKQLDPQIPKSNWWFPEAPFIGLRLVRPQTAPTHEEIMAYYDKAPIKDF; via the coding sequence ATGCGATTAATACTATCATTCTGCCTATTCGCCTGCGTTCACTATGGACAGGCACAATCAAATTTTCAAAAATACACTCAGGATATTAAAGGTACCAAGCTTAGTTTCACGATGGAGGCCATTCCGGGCGGGACTTTTAAGCAGGGAAGTAATACCGGTAAAGAAGATGAGAAACCTGTACATGAAGTCAAGATCAACCCTTTCTGGATGAGTACCTATGAAGTCACATGGGATCTTTACGAACCTTTTGTTTATAAAGACTATGAAGTGACTCAGTCTGTGGACGGGCAAGTCAGTGCCGCTGTAGATGCAGTGACCAGACCGACGAAGCCATATCTCGACATGACATTTGGAATGGGGAAAGAGGGACACCCTGCTTTGGCCATGACACATTATAATGCAATTCAGTTTTGTAAGTGGTTGTATGTCAGAACCGGAGTGTTTTTCAGATTACCGACAGAAGCGGAATGGGAATACGCAAGCAGAGCCGGGAGTCAGGACGATTATTTCTTCGGAAATGATGCCTCTAAGCTGGATGAATATGCCTGGTATAAAGCAAACAGCGATGCGCAGACACAAAAAGTCGGTTTGAAAAAACCAAATAAATGGGGTCTTTATGATATTTTGGGAAATGTAGCTGAATGGACCTATGATCAGTATGATGAATCCTTTTACAAGCAATTTGCCGGGAAGACAGCAGACAATCCTGTGAATATCCCTACTAAACTATATCCGCACAGTGTGCGGGGGGGAGCATTTGACAGCGAAGCAAAAGATCTCCGATCGGCCAACAGAATGGCTTCAGATCCATTCTGGAAACAACTCGATCCTCAAATTCCAAAATCAAACTGGTGGTTTCCGGAAGCACCTTTTATAGGGTTGCGTCTGGTACGTCCTCAGACAGCTCCTACACATGAGGAGATCATGGCTTATTATGATAAAGCTCCGATCAAAGATTTTTAA
- a CDS encoding FAD:protein FMN transferase has translation MKRSWTALVFFFIGCLGAYAGQPNKAIDRHVIDGRAQGTTYHIVYYAERTISKTAIDSMLMDIDNSMSVYNKNSLISKFNLPETTSIEMDHHMQKVVNKSFAYYKLSKGQFDITVAPLVQLWGFGPARISALPDEEQIRETLKNVGMNQLKVRGKRLLKKNPKVSIDLNGIAQGYSVDVLADYLLQQGIQDFIVELGGELRISGKKPDGERLKVGIERPVKTNGNTALKQDVIVPPGGAITTAGNFEKYLMDKNRKITHHINPKTGYSFETSIVSVTVHAPTAMEGDALDNIFMAMSPDEAIVFANKIKNIDIYIIYNNQQGDILEKHTKGFENLFDINPIPNLSL, from the coding sequence ATGAAAAGATCATGGACGGCTTTAGTATTCTTTTTTATTGGTTGCCTGGGCGCTTACGCCGGGCAGCCAAATAAAGCAATAGATCGTCATGTGATTGATGGAAGAGCGCAAGGCACGACTTACCATATTGTCTATTATGCTGAAAGAACAATATCGAAAACAGCCATAGACAGTATGCTTATGGATATTGATAATTCGATGTCCGTCTATAATAAAAATTCTCTTATTTCTAAATTCAATCTTCCGGAGACAACTTCAATTGAAATGGATCACCATATGCAAAAGGTGGTGAACAAGTCATTTGCTTATTATAAGCTTTCAAAAGGACAGTTTGATATCACTGTCGCACCTCTGGTACAATTGTGGGGATTTGGTCCTGCACGTATATCTGCCCTCCCGGATGAAGAGCAAATCAGAGAGACATTGAAAAATGTGGGAATGAATCAGCTCAAAGTAAGAGGCAAACGACTGCTAAAGAAAAATCCGAAAGTATCGATCGATCTGAATGGTATTGCACAGGGCTATTCCGTGGATGTACTGGCAGACTATCTGCTACAGCAGGGTATTCAGGATTTTATTGTCGAACTGGGAGGGGAGTTGCGTATCAGTGGTAAAAAACCTGACGGAGAACGGTTAAAAGTGGGAATAGAACGTCCTGTAAAAACAAATGGTAATACAGCGCTAAAACAGGATGTAATAGTACCACCCGGCGGAGCTATTACTACAGCCGGAAATTTTGAGAAATATCTAATGGATAAAAACCGTAAAATTACCCACCACATTAATCCTAAAACCGGCTATTCTTTTGAAACAAGTATTGTGAGTGTCACTGTACATGCACCTACGGCTATGGAAGGAGATGCGCTGGATAATATTTTTATGGCAATGTCTCCTGATGAGGCAATTGTTTTTGCAAATAAGATAAAAAATATAGATATTTATATTATATACAATAACCAGCAAGGAGATATTCTGGAAAAGCACACGAAAGGCTTTGAGAATCTTTTTGACATAAACCCAATTCCGAATTTATCGCTATGA
- a CDS encoding GMC oxidoreductase has protein sequence MADNVYDAIVIGSGISGGWAAKELTEKGLKTIVLERGRNIEHVKDYPSPNKNPWDFEHRGGRTTQMVKDYPVLSRDYPLNEKNLDYWVNEKESPYTEVKRFDWYRGYHVGGRSLMWGRQSYRFSDLDFEANLKDGHGTDWPIRYNEIAPWYSYAEKFAGISGNRDGLAVLPDGDFMPAMEMNIVEKDLAARLKTQYGGKRHFIMGRTANITVPHHGRVNCQYQNQCWLGCNFGAYFSTQSATLPAAVKTGNLTLRPFSIVKNIIYDKNTKKATGVEIIDAETNKTYEFFAKVIFVCASALNSTWVLMNSATDVWEGGLGSSSGQLGHNLMDHHFRCGAGGSVEGYEESYTFGRRPNGIYVPRFVNVDGDTKKRDYIRGFGYQGGASRGRWSGAVAEMSVGDAWKDAILEPGGWSVGFTAFGEMLPYHENKVTLDKNVKDKWGLPVLAIDAEIKDNEIKMRKDMQEEMKEMLESIGVKDVYTYDNVYGLGQGIHEMGTARMGTDPKNSVLNSHNQVWDAKNVFVTDGAAMASAACINPSLTYMALTARAVDFAVSELKKGNL, from the coding sequence ATGGCAGATAATGTATATGACGCAATTGTCATCGGATCAGGAATAAGCGGTGGTTGGGCTGCAAAGGAACTGACGGAAAAAGGACTTAAAACAATTGTTTTAGAACGTGGTCGTAATATCGAACATGTGAAAGATTATCCATCGCCCAATAAAAATCCTTGGGATTTTGAACATCGCGGAGGTCGTACAACACAAATGGTCAAAGATTATCCTGTTCTTAGTCGTGACTATCCCCTCAATGAAAAAAACCTGGATTACTGGGTCAATGAGAAGGAAAGTCCATATACAGAGGTGAAAAGATTCGACTGGTACCGCGGGTATCATGTCGGAGGCCGATCGCTGATGTGGGGAAGACAAAGTTACCGTTTCTCTGATCTGGATTTTGAAGCCAACCTTAAAGATGGTCATGGTACAGACTGGCCAATTCGTTATAATGAAATTGCTCCGTGGTACAGCTATGCAGAGAAATTTGCAGGAATCTCCGGTAACAGAGACGGCCTTGCCGTACTACCGGACGGAGATTTTATGCCGGCAATGGAGATGAATATTGTAGAAAAAGATCTTGCGGCACGATTGAAGACGCAGTATGGCGGTAAAAGACACTTTATCATGGGAAGAACAGCAAATATTACTGTTCCTCATCATGGACGTGTCAACTGTCAATACCAGAATCAGTGCTGGTTAGGATGTAATTTCGGTGCATATTTCAGTACACAGTCTGCAACCTTACCGGCTGCTGTGAAAACAGGTAACCTGACTTTGAGACCTTTCTCTATCGTGAAGAATATCATCTACGATAAGAATACTAAAAAAGCAACAGGAGTAGAGATAATTGATGCAGAGACAAATAAGACCTATGAATTCTTTGCAAAAGTAATTTTCGTATGTGCTTCAGCACTTAACTCTACATGGGTATTGATGAACTCCGCTACGGATGTATGGGAAGGTGGATTAGGTAGTAGCAGCGGACAGTTGGGACACAATCTGATGGATCACCACTTCCGTTGCGGAGCAGGAGGTTCTGTAGAAGGGTATGAAGAGAGCTATACATTCGGAAGAAGACCTAATGGTATATACGTTCCGCGATTTGTAAACGTAGACGGCGATACCAAAAAACGCGATTATATACGTGGATTCGGATATCAGGGTGGTGCCAGCCGAGGACGTTGGTCGGGCGCTGTTGCTGAAATGAGTGTCGGAGATGCCTGGAAAGATGCGATCCTGGAACCGGGAGGCTGGAGTGTAGGCTTTACAGCTTTCGGTGAAATGCTTCCTTACCATGAAAATAAAGTTACCCTCGATAAAAATGTAAAAGATAAATGGGGCTTACCGGTATTGGCGATCGATGCGGAAATAAAAGATAATGAGATCAAAATGCGTAAGGATATGCAGGAGGAGATGAAAGAGATGTTGGAATCTATCGGTGTGAAAGATGTATATACTTATGACAACGTTTACGGTTTAGGACAGGGAATTCATGAGATGGGTACTGCCCGTATGGGTACAGATCCTAAAAATTCTGTATTGAACAGTCACAACCAGGTATGGGATGCAAAGAACGTATTCGTTACAGACGGAGCTGCAATGGCTTCAGCTGCATGTATCAACCCTTCACTTACTTATATGGCATTGACAGCGCGTGCTGTTGATTTTGCGGTCAGTGAGCTGAAAAAAGGAAACCTATAA
- a CDS encoding Gfo/Idh/MocA family protein, translated as MESNFLRRDFLKAGAAVAGTAALSSMPVSAVFAAGSDVIKVALIGCGGRGTGAAFDAFASGQNIRLVAMADAFKDNLDSTYNTLKEKFQDKIDIPDSRKYVGFDGYKSAIKDADVVILTTPPGFRPIHFEEAVKQGKHVFMEKPVATDLPGIRRVLAAAAEAKRKKLNVVVGLQRRYQTNYREVIKRVQDGAIGDVVSGQVYWNSGGVWVRPRKPGMTEMEYQMRNWYYFNWLCGDHIVEQHVHNIDIANWIKGKYPVSIQGTGSQAFRKGKDYGEIYDNFAVELTYDDNSVVYSQCRHFEGISNRVDETFQATKGRTYLSAGGQGVLWDANGKEIYRHDPKGNPNPYQQEHKELFEAIAKGEYKFDNAEYGAYSTLTGIIGRIACYTGKTIKWDKALESNVDLQPATYAWDANPKILPNADGLYPVAVPGQNTNLYI; from the coding sequence ATGGAAAGTAATTTTCTGCGTAGAGATTTTTTAAAAGCAGGAGCAGCTGTAGCGGGTACGGCAGCCTTAAGCTCAATGCCGGTTTCAGCTGTTTTTGCTGCGGGCAGTGATGTGATTAAGGTCGCTTTAATCGGTTGCGGGGGCAGAGGAACCGGAGCGGCATTTGATGCATTTGCCTCAGGGCAGAATATCAGATTGGTGGCTATGGCAGATGCTTTTAAAGATAATCTGGATAGCACATATAATACATTAAAAGAAAAATTTCAAGATAAAATAGATATTCCGGATAGCCGCAAATATGTTGGTTTTGATGGCTACAAGTCCGCAATTAAAGATGCAGATGTTGTTATTCTGACAACTCCTCCGGGATTTCGCCCTATTCATTTTGAAGAAGCTGTAAAGCAGGGGAAACATGTGTTTATGGAAAAACCGGTAGCCACAGATCTTCCGGGAATCCGTCGTGTACTGGCTGCTGCAGCGGAAGCAAAACGTAAAAAACTTAATGTTGTAGTAGGTTTGCAACGTCGTTATCAGACAAATTACAGAGAAGTTATCAAGCGTGTTCAGGATGGTGCTATAGGAGATGTGGTATCAGGTCAGGTCTATTGGAATAGTGGTGGTGTATGGGTAAGACCCCGCAAGCCGGGTATGACCGAAATGGAATATCAGATGAGAAACTGGTATTACTTCAACTGGTTGTGTGGTGATCATATCGTAGAACAACACGTACATAATATTGATATTGCAAACTGGATCAAGGGAAAATATCCGGTCTCCATACAGGGTACAGGAAGTCAGGCTTTCCGTAAAGGAAAAGATTACGGTGAAATCTATGACAACTTTGCTGTGGAATTGACGTATGATGATAATTCTGTCGTATACAGTCAGTGTCGTCACTTTGAAGGAATCTCTAACAGGGTAGATGAAACATTTCAGGCAACTAAAGGGCGTACCTATCTTTCAGCAGGAGGACAGGGGGTACTCTGGGATGCAAACGGAAAAGAAATTTACAGACACGATCCTAAAGGAAATCCGAATCCATATCAGCAAGAGCATAAAGAATTATTTGAAGCGATTGCAAAAGGAGAATATAAATTTGATAATGCCGAGTACGGAGCTTACAGCACACTGACAGGTATTATAGGTCGTATAGCGTGTTATACCGGAAAGACAATTAAATGGGATAAGGCGCTGGAATCGAATGTAGATCTTCAGCCTGCAACATATGCCTGGGATGCAAATCCTAAGATATTGCCTAATGCAGATGGTTTATATCCTGTGGCTGTTCCCGGACAGAATACAAACCTTTATATCTAA